The genomic window ATTTCATGCGGGGCGGTCGTAGCGATGGAGCGAACCATCATTTTGAGTACATCGAGTTTTAGTTCCATACTTGCTCTCCGTTGTTCCGACGTAACAGGTCGGCGGGTTCTTACATGCTACCAAAAGCAGCTAATAAATCATCGGTGCTGAGGCCCTCGGCTTCGATTTCTGCTTTTAGCCGTTTACGGGCATCATGAATGAGTTTGTACAGCGCGTTGCGGTTCGTGCCCATTTGCCGGGCGGCTTCTTCGAGCGGCATCCCACCCGACATGACGACCATCATTGCCTGACGCTGTTTGTCGGTGAGCTTTTCCTGGATGAGGCGCAAAACCATTTCGAGAATATTGTGCTGGGTTACGCTCATTTCGGGGTTGGCTTTGGGGTCGGTGAGCGCGGCTGGGGTGAAATCGATACCGCTGTCTTCGGGGTATAAATCTTGTATGGAAATATCTTGCCAGCGTTTGCGGCGCAACTCTGAATAAGCCACTCGCACAGCGATTTTCTGCGCCCAGGTGGTCAGTTTGCTTTCGCCGCGGAATGTATCTAAATTATTGAGAATTTTGAGCAAGGCTTCTTGAGCAAAATCTTCAACCAGGGTATCAATATCGCCGCGCAGCCGCGTAGAGAGCGAGTACGAAAGCCCGCGTATAAGCAGGACGCGCAGATCGGCGATGGCTTGCTGGTTTTCTGGCCCGCGTAAATCGGCGAGCCATTCGGCGTTGGTTCGTTCAGGCATAGGGTTGTTTATCTCCTGGTGATTCTTCGGAAGGAACCCGACGCCTGGAATTATAGCATGACACTATTACTTATTAGGAAGCCAGAAACGCAGTCTATTTCTCCGTGTTTCTGGCTTCCGTATCAAATCAGCGTGATTTTTTATTCAGGTTGCTATTGACTACTACAGTTTCTCACGGCAGTTTCCAAAGAGCTATTTTTAATTCTCAAGCGAGCGCAAGGTTTCGCCGGGCACAAAGGCCGCCCATGCAAACCAGAATGTATCATGATGGCTGATAGCTTGAAGGCTTTTCCCGGAGTGAGGCCCGTCGATGGCCTGCCCGAAAATATCCCAGGTGGAGTTGGTGTTGCCGTCTGTGAAAGTGCCGTCTGCATTGGCGCTGAAGGCGAGTAATTCGCCTTCCAGTTCGGCATTGAATACACCCGTAGAGCCGATGTCGTTGCCTTCGGCGATGGTGGCTGTATCGAGCGCTGAGGCGGTGCCCGCTTTCCAGAACACGACCAGGGGGAGTTCGCCCAGCTTATCGTTGATAACGAGTTCTTCGCGGATGCGCAAATAGGGATACGCTACAGCTTCACCGCTTTCCAGCCAGATACCCACAACGCGTTCCATGGGGCGTAGCTGGTCATCAACTTCACCAGTGAACAGGAAAGGATATGCTGAAACATTGTCGTACCCCACATAGGGGTTTTGCCCATAAGATCGGCTGAAGCCGGTATCCTGCGAGAGTATCTGTCCCTGCGGATATGCAGCCTTGAAATCTTCCCAGGCGATGATGGTTGCGGGAATTGGAGTCAGTCGGCTGCCGGTGAGTTCCCCGACAATCGCTTCGCCACTAAATTGCTGCCACCAGCTTTGGGTTTGACGGTCGTACATCACCAGATCGCTGTTGCGCAGGTTCCCTGAAGTTCCAAAGGTAAGGA from Chloroflexota bacterium includes these protein-coding regions:
- a CDS encoding sigma-70 family RNA polymerase sigma factor, giving the protein MPERTNAEWLADLRGPENQQAIADLRVLLIRGLSYSLSTRLRGDIDTLVEDFAQEALLKILNNLDTFRGESKLTTWAQKIAVRVAYSELRRKRWQDISIQDLYPEDSGIDFTPAALTDPKANPEMSVTQHNILEMVLRLIQEKLTDKQRQAMMVVMSGGMPLEEAARQMGTNRNALYKLIHDARKRLKAEIEAEGLSTDDLLAAFGSM
- a CDS encoding DUF3179 domain-containing protein; amino-acid sequence: MSRILIVFSLLLVGAALAACSPALAQAEIPQDSIEAISPTATPLSDSAQNTQACDDPFDGATPAFNTSHWSTDFCQHSIDYNEIFSGGPPPDGIPPIDAPRFEEIASADSWLENREPVIALILNGEARAYPLQIMTWHEIVNDEIAGLPVTVTFCPLCNTALVFERPEIDGEILTFGTSGNLRNSDLVMYDRQTQSWWQQFSGEAIVGELTGSRLTPIPATIIAWEDFKAAYPQGQILSQDTGFSRSYGQNPYVGYDNVSAYPFLFTGEVDDQLRPMERVVGIWLESGEAVAYPYLRIREELVINDKLGELPLVVFWKAGTASALDTATIAEGNDIGSTGVFNAELEGELLAFSANADGTFTDGNTNSTWDIFGQAIDGPHSGKSLQAISHHDTFWFAWAAFVPGETLRSLEN